The DNA sequence ccataattacatgAAGTTAACATCCACATTAACATACATAATAAAACGAATTAGCACCTAAAATTACAGTATTGTGTTTTATTTGTTATACTCGATAGTGAAATTAGCCACTTTTTGTACAGTTATCCTTTATGGTAGAAGATGCTGATGAAGAATTTGAACAACAGACAGACTCACCCGACGAGATTATTGTCAGTCAACCAACTTTTGAGAATATGAAAAATCACACTAATTTTATTGAGGTGTGGTAATAAaccgatttttttttgtatttttatgtgtatttataattatattgtactactatgttcatacacataacattcatacgtttatatacataacatccataattacatacaactaacatctaaaaattaaattcatgtttattagatattacaacTATACACgtatcattttttagttattgcataagtaactattaagttaacacaaatatttttaaattttatcatagttgaatttaaaaaaatgtcaaattcttaaattaatttattcaattgataaatttactcataacatccataaatttatccacataacatctataatttcatattaataacatccatatttagactcataatattcataatttcatagctatgatgtctataattaataaatttttataattaatattatcaaattttaaactatacgtcttattgtattcttcaaattatctcatatgtgcaCTAGTAGGtcgtgattttaattattttaatatttttttaatattcatatgtatacttattattgattttaatatgacgagttaataattatttttaaaaaattatttttaaatttttgtttatattttatttttattttttaatagtctatatgtaaaatataagttatatagtaaaaattgttaaaattttttaattatttaactttcatAATTTTTGCAGAGAATTATTGCATTTAATGGATAATAATGTAATTGAGAGATGTTAGAGATTTGATTTGagagaaattgaaattaattttggaaagaaCATTAATGACTCCAAACATGCAGCAAAAATGATAGGTGATAAGGAGGATAAGTGATAAAAAGGTGTATGTCACTTGCTTATCAAGAGAATGAAAATTTTTACATGACATttctatattataattattttttggctATCTAGCATCAAATTAACTTTTCGTATAAGATATATATGTTAAAGATTATTGTTAGATAATCAACctttttttacaaatattttataaattattttatttatcttaaatttttcgACTGTAAATCATAAACtcttaattttaaatcttaaattataatgATTTAGGGGTGGATGTAAGGCGACTACCTAACAGAAGATTCATGGTTCCGCATATTTTAGGCTTGACTCGACTCAGCTCGATTTATTAAACAGGTCCGACTTTGTCTTTTGTAAATCTGATTCCCTTTATCCATTAATTTGGCACACGGCATTCAATTTTAAGGACTAAAATGAATTACTTTATgtaaaatcaaagtttaatttagtACATCTATCTACAATGATGACTTAGTTAATGACACATAGATGAATGATATTGCAACACATGGCACAACTTGACACATTATCAAATAATATGTGCATGTCACCGATCGACTTGTCATCATATTATTACACGTAACCAAATTATGAAGTGATACGTATTACTAATGGTCTATGTTATCAAGCTACATCATCACGTTGTTAATAGAAAATAGGTTGAGAATTAACATAGTGTATTTTTGTCAATCTCAAGAATGTAATTAGTGCAacgagaatttcaaaaataattttaatgtacaatACCAATCTCAAAGATCACTCTCTATTAACTCTTTCAATAAACAATGTAGTTcaagaagagtgttaggaggttagcagattttgtgatttataactatcaattaactatcattagtatttttaatagtgtgagactatatctttttttttagttgcCCACGGTATCTTCCAACCcaacaggtcaaggactaatccgtcgcggatctgagctccatttaaaggtCTGCCGCCGGCCAAtggattgctgcatgcacaaggcagaATTCGAACTACCGACACTTACCTAAGTGGACAAGTGAGCTGactactcgaccaacccaagttgattAGTGTGAGACTATATCTAATGGTATgagattactcattttttttttaatggttaaATACGATCTAGATTCTAATAAAAGTGCTAGCTTCTAGACTTTCTCAACATTCAATTTCATATTATGAGAATTTCTTTTATCTGTATGCATTTATTATattaacaaattttatatttgttattattacaCTATATTGATTGAATATCAATcagcatttatttttttttttcatgattaaTAAGCTCATTACTGACTTGCCTGTTATTAGACTAATCTTGTTAACAAATCAAAATTGACAACTACAAAAATCTTCTATGTACAAAAATTAATAGCTTATTTGTATTTGTAtaacatacaaattaaaaatgagttacattatatatatataattaattattaatttaataattaattttttatatatatttaatattttttatttttatatattatattgcaCAGTTTTTCATAAAATGATTAACtatcagaataattaaatttatcgtaataaaataatcaaatatgtcataattgaaaaatcaaagatttttaataggaatataattagttttctttttataaatatcaaatacATATTCCTaggcataattaattaattttacataatgGTTGGATTGGATcacttcaaatttcaaaaacaagTCGGTCAAATTCGAATTTGAGTTAACCAAATATTCCACTTAATTAGGTTAACCCTTCTCCAAGGCACAAAAACAGCTTAAAAAGGGTTAAAAAATTTGAGTCCAACAATAAAAACCTAACCCTACCAAAACCATTGGTGCAGCCGCCAaagaccctttttttttttttttttctgaaacctTAGAATTAATTCAATAATGGCTTCCTACGGATCAGAAACTCCAGAAAATGCATTGAAACTGTGGTTAGAGGCCAACGTCCAAGAAACCGGCGCCGCCTTCAAATATGCATTGGTTGGAGGATCCATCTTCCACTTTTTTAAAGGCTTATACCGCTCGCCGAATGGAGCACGCCTTGCCGGCGCGTGGCACGCTATGGGAGTGAACGCGCCGCGCGTGGCCGGTAAGTTTGGGGCGTGGTTCGGTCTCAGCACTGCCGTTGGCATTGCCTTGGGCTACGCTCGCCAGAAAGACGACCTTTGGAACCCCATTGCCTGCACCACCATCCCCACCGTACTTCTCTGCATGCACCGTGGCCGTGCCGCCACCCTAGGCTTCGCGTCCCTTGCCGCTGGGTTAACCGTCGCTATGGAGCTTTCGGGCCCCATTGGTCGGAGATACCTAGCTGAACTGGATGATAAAAAAAAGTGCCGCCACGGTCGATGTGGAAAATAATCTttaagaaaaggacaaataggtcctaaCTTTTTGTTCTGGGGACATTTTTCTCTCTAgctattgaaaaataattttaattccctgaccttcacaaaatttggacggatcagtccctccgtccaaatgcctccgtcagggactaaTCCAGTCCAAATGCTTCCGTCAAGGACTGTCCAAGTTTTGTAAAGGTCagggatttaaaagtattttttaatggtcATGAACAAAAATATTCGCGAAGCAAAAGATCAAAgacctatttatctttttctcttcttaGGCATACTCTCATActcaatattattatttttttttcttttagcaaAGACATAAAGAAAATCGAATTACACACGTTTCAGATTTacgtcttttattattattattataaataattattttcatataaGCGTTTCTTGTATATATCACTTTTTTATTATCAACAAATTATTATCATGTGATGCATCCGTTTTATtagatttgataattaattttttatgtgcatataatattttattagcaATAATGTGTTGATATTGAACATTCATTCGAGAGAGAGATTATTGAGAATTTGCAAATATAATCCTCAACTTTGCGAGGTTTTCTACTTTTCTATTTgatctttcatattttattaataaagtcGTCATTTGCTTCTGGTTAATTTCTATGGCTTTTTATTTCCACATTTTGTTgtggttaattttttattagacttttatttttaaaatgcaaatgagttaatatttaaaatcgtccctgaaagatattCCGATCTAGttacgttagtccttccgtcagttggatgatgacgtggcGGGTGATGCCACGTgtatgattggttgacgtgtcagatCAGTGACATGTCAGGTCGGTGACACGTGGcatgtcacttgacatgtaaaaaagttatttttaatcaaaatagtccttaaaagttcagacgtaagtcatttttatccctaaaattttaaaaaataatcaaattaatccttatataattttttttaattttttcttgataatattaaatttgaaatattttttgatactactaattttaatagaaatgtaattgacaaacaaaaaattagtaatggtatcttttcttcttaaaaattttatcaataaaattatctctctcctttaaatCTTCTCAAAatatctcttattcttttctattctaaaacctttttcttacattatcATATTttgctagaatatatatatactcaaaattgaaatgtatgtatttattaacctaaacaaagttatatgctcaaaatcaaaatttatgtattaaaaaaaattatataatctatctcaaacatatgaaacacacaaaatattaaatatttttaactatatGAAAAGTACTAAAGAAAATATTAATCTGGTCATAATATATATTCGTTACCAGCGTTAatatcttagttgtcaaattATTTTGGTTTGAGTCAAATAGGTCTATTAAGAAATccaaatcttttcttctttttttttttaaatatttacaagaaacaaatataaaatagcacaaacaaaattattaaactaattacgTGATTATCAAATCCAATGTTATTCAAGGGTCGAAGGAGTgtcattttactttttttttaaataatgaatttgaaaagaaattcattttttcttagaACTTTCTAAATTTAATTAGTTTCAATTTATAATTGTGaaagattatataatttttgtgtgtttcatatgtttgagatagattatataatttttcttttaatacataaattttaattttgagcatataactttgtttaggttaataaatacatacattttaattttgagtatatatatattctagcaaAATATgataatgtaagaaaaatgttttagaatagaaaagaataagagagattttgagaagatttaaaggagagagataattttattgacaaaatttttaagaagaaaagataccattactaattttttatttgtcaattacatttctattaaaattagtagtatcaaaaaatatttcaaatttaatattatcaagaaaaaattaaaaaaatatatataaggattaatttgattattttttaaaattttaagaatgaaaatgacttacgtctgaactttcaaggactattttgattaaaaataacttttttatatgtcaagtgTCACCgacctgacacgtcaaccaatcatatTGTAACACGTGGCATCACCTGCTACGTCATCAtgtgccacgtggcacttaatgTGACACGTTATCATCCAACTGATGGAAAGACTAACGTGACTAAGTCGTGTATCTtttggggacgattttgattaactttatcttttgaagaccaaaatagaaatCGGAGTATCTTTAAGGGACGATTTTGAATATTAACTCTAATATTATTGTTTGACACATGTTTCTCAAACATCAATAATATTGTTACTAGTGTATTAATAAATTTAGCGTTTGGACGCATAGTAAGCTAATAGAGC is a window from the Arachis hypogaea cultivar Tifrunner chromosome 17, arahy.Tifrunner.gnm2.J5K5, whole genome shotgun sequence genome containing:
- the LOC112765372 gene encoding mitochondrial import inner membrane translocase subunit TIM17-3-like; protein product: MASYGSETPENALKLWLEANVQETGAAFKYALVGGSIFHFFKGLYRSPNGARLAGAWHAMGVNAPRVAGKFGAWFGLSTAVGIALGYARQKDDLWNPIACTTIPTVLLCMHRGRAATLGFASLAAGLTVAMELSGPIGRRYLAELDDKKKCRHGRCGK